In the genome of Streptomyces aquilus, the window CCGGCTCAACACCCCTCTCACCGACCTCCTCGTCGAGAGCGGGACCGTCAGCGGTGCCGTCACCCCCGCCGGTCTCTACCGCGCCCGGCGTGCCGTCGTCGTCGGCTCCGGCGGCTTCGAGCACAACCTCGCCATGCGCACGCAGTACCAGCGGCAGCCCATCGGGACCGACTGGACCGTGGGCGCGAAGGAGAACACCGGGGACGGAATCCGGGCGGGGCAGCGCGTCGGCGGCGCCCTCGCCCTGATGGACGACGCCTGGTGGGGGCCCGCGATCCCGCTCCCCGACCAGCCCTACTTCTGCCTCGCCGAACGCACGCTCCCGGGCGGGCTGATGGTCAACGCGGCCGGCGGACGGTTCGTGAACGAGGCCGCCCCCTACAGCGACGTCGTGCACGTCATGTACGACCGCAATCCGACCGACCCCGACATCCCGGCCTGGCTGATCTTCGACCAGAACTACCGCAACCGGTACCTCTTCAAGGACGTCAGCCCGACGTTCGTCCTCCCCGACGACTGGTACAGCTCGGGGGCCGCCCACAAGGCCTGGACCGTCGACGCCCTCGCCACCGCGATCGGCGTCGCGCCCGCAGCCCTCCGCTCCACGGTCTCCCGCTTCAACTCCCTTGCCCTGCAAGGCAAGGACCCCGACTTCCACCGCGGCGACAGCGCCTACGACCACTACTACACGGACCCCTCGGTCCTCCCCAACTCCTGCCTCGCCCCCCTCTGGCTCCCCCCGTACTACGCCCTGCGCATCGTCCCCGGCGACCTCGGCACCAAGGGCGGCCTCGTCACCGACGCCCGCGCCCGCGTCCTGCGCGACGACGGCACGGCGATCCCCGGCCTGTACGCCGCCGGGAACGCCAGCGCCGCCGTCATGGGCCACAGTTACGCGGGCGCGGGCTCGACGATCGGACCGGCGATGACGTTCGGATACATCGCCGCCAAGGACATCGCCGGGACTCTCTAGTCGGTGCTCGGTTTCCGTGCGATCAGGAACGCCTGCGGCACCTGGTCCTCGCTCTGTGCCGCCCGCACCGTCTGCGACACGATCTCGAATCCGGCGGCCGTCAGCAGTCCGGCGATCCGGTCGGGCTGCCGGCGCTGGAAGTCGAGGGTGACATCGTGGCCCCACGGCCGTTCGTGGCGCTTGGGTTCGTCGCCGACCTGGAAGCCCATGAGCAGATGCCCGCCCGGGGTCAGGACCCGCAGGAACTCACGGAAGAGCGAGGGGAGTTCGTCCACAGGGGTGTGGATGGAGGAGTACCAGGAGACCGCGCCCGCGAGCGATTCGTCCGCCATGTCCAGCTTCAGCATGGACCCCTGCACGAAGAGCAGATCCGGGTTCTCCCGCCGCGCGATCCGAAGCATCGACGACGAGAGGTCGAGCCCGAACACATCGAGCCCGAGGGAGGCCAGGAGGCCGGTGACCCGTCCTGGCCCGCAGCCGAGATCGGCCACCGCGCCGCCGCGCCCCACGAGTTCGGCGAACACCCCGATCATCGCCCGCTCCAGCGGCATCTCCGCCAACGCGTCACGGAAGCGCTCGTCGTAGTCCTCGGCAATGGCGTCGTAGAACACCCGGGTACTGGTCACGAAGTCAGGGTTCAGAAAATCGGCGTCGGTCATGGCGCGCGACCCTACAAGCCTCCACTGACACTGCCCTCCGTTCCGGGACCTACGCCACCCCCAGCGCCCGCAGCACCGCCGCCGTCCCCGCCGCCCCGAGCACCACGACCACGAACGGCGCCCTGCGCCACGCCAGCACCGCCCCGACCAGCACCCCGGTCGGCCGCGCCCACCCCGCGAAGCCGCCGCCCTCCGTCAGCGCCCCGGTCGCGAGCAGCGCGGTCAGCAGGACGATCGCGCCCGCCGACAGCAACTCCTGGACACGGGCGGGGAGTTCGACACGGCCGTGCAGCGCGGGACCGACCAGCCGGAAGGCGTACGTTCCCACGGCCAGCGCCAGGATCATGGCCACCGTCGGGCTCATGCCGTGCGCCCCTTTCCGAAGGCCAGGAGACCGGCCAGCGCCAGCAGCACCGGCACGCCCGCCGGGGCGACCGGCGTGAGGGCGAGGGCCAGGCACGCGCCGAGCAGGGCCGATCGTCGTACGGGAGCGTCCTGTCGTAGCGCCGGAAGGACCAGCGCCACCAGAACCGCCGGGAAGGCCGCGTCCAGGCCGTAGCGGGCCGTGTCGCCGATGGCGTCTCCGGCGAGGGCGCCGATCAGGACGCCGGTGTTCCAGACGGCGAACAGGCCGAGCCCGGAGACCCAGAACGCCGTACGGCGTCGTACCGGATCGGGCTGGGCCAGGGCGAAGGCGACCGTCTCGTCGGTGACGAGGTGGGCTCCCAGGAGCCGGGCCCAGCGGCCTCGGCCGAGGGTCTCCGCGACGGCCAGGCTGTAGGCGGCCGTTCGGGTGTTCAGGAGCAGGCCGGTGGCCGCGGCGGCGAGTGGCCCGCCGCCGGCCAGCAGGACGCCGACCGCGCTGAACTGCGCGGAGCCCGCGTAGACGACCAGGGACATCACCACCGGGACCCAGACCGGCAGGCCTCCGGCGACGGCGATCGCGCCGAAGGAGACGCCGACGACCCCGCTGGCCAGCCAGACCAGGGAGGCGTCCCGTACCAACTCCAGACGGGGTGTCCTGGGTGTCCTGGGTGTCCTGGGTGTCCTGGGTGTTCGCTCTGCCGTACGCATGTTCTCTACAATGAACAAGAAGTGTTGTGTTCGTCAAGGCGAACAGTCGTACCGATGGAGCGAACGAACATGAGCGAGAGCCGTCTTCCGCTGGAGTGGATCGCCGCTTCGCTGCGGCGCGAGCGTGCGCGCACCGGGCTGTCGCTCTCGGAGCTGGCCAAGCGGGCCGGGATCGCGAAGTCCACGCTGTCCCAGCTGGAGGCCGGCGGCGGGAACCCGAGCGTCGAGACACTGTGGGCGCTGGGGGTGGCGCTGGGCGTGCCGTTCAGCGCGCTGGTGGAGCCGCCGGTGCCCTCCGTGCAGGTCATCAGGGCCGGGCAGGGCCCGACGGTGGCGTCCGAGAAGGCCGAGTACGCGGCCACGCTGCTGTCCGCCAGCCCGCCCGGGGCGCGGCGGGACATCTACCACCTGCGGGCCGAACCGGGGGCCGTACGGGAGTCGGAGCCGCACATTCCGGGGAGCGTGGAGCATCTGATCGTGAGCACGGGCAGGCTCAAGGCCGGCCCGGCGGCGGAGACGGTGGAGCTGGCGGCCGGGGACTACATGACGTATCGCGGGGATGTGCCGCACTCGTACGAGGCGCTCGCTCCCGGGACGACGTTCGTGCTGGTCATGCAGCACATGTGACCGCGTAGGGGGAAAGGCAGGAGCCCCGTCGCCTTGCGGCGCGGGGCTCCTTGGGTACTGCTCTCAGGTCCGGATCAGAGACTCGAAAAGTCTCAGACGGGGGTGACGTTCTCCGCCTGCGGGCCCTTCGGGCCCTGGGTCACGTCGAAGGAGACCTGCTGGTTCTCCTCCAGCGAACGGAAGCCGCTCGCGTTGATGGCGGAGTAGTGGACGAAGACGTCCGGGCCGCCGCCCTCCTGGGCAATGAAGCCAAAGCCCTTTTCGGCGTTGAACCACTTCACGGTTCCGGTAGCCATAAGCCCTCCTTGGGCCCAAAGGGTTGCCCTGCTCCAGAACCTGCGATTGTGAAAACAGTGCTGCACAACTGCATACTTCTGAAAACGACTAGAGCCCGCGGTTACATGCTCCGCAGGCTCTGTACTGCAAGGGAAACCAAACTGCAACTTGCGGCGAGCCTAGCATGTGGGCAGCCGAAAGCAATAGAGGCCAAGATCACGTCACCCGGATGTTTGATCTCGCTCGTGTCGGGTTGACGGCGGGGGTGGCCATCGTACGTCAGGCCCCAGGGTCTAGCCTCACGATGTGGACAATTACCGCACCCGGCCGCGCGTCGGCCACATCCAGTTCCTGAACTGTCTGCCCCTGTACTGGGGGCTGGCGAGAACAGGCACGCTCCTCGACTTCGAGCTCACGAAGGACACCCCGGAGAAGCTCAGCGAGAAGCTGGTGCAGGGTGATCTCGACATCGGTCCCATCACCCTCGTCGAGTTCCTGCGCAACGCCGACGACCTGGTCGCCTTCCCCGACATCGCTGTCGGGTGCGACGGCCCGGTGATGTCCTGCGTGATCGTCTCGCAGGTCCCGCTGGACGAGCTCGACGGCGCCCGCGTGGCCCTCGGCTCGACCTCCCGCACGTCCGTCCGCCTCGCCCAGCTCCTGCTGTCCGAGCGGTACGGCGTCCAGCCCGACTACTACACGTGCCCGCCCGACCTCAGCCTGATGATGCAGGAGGCGGAGGCCGCCGTGCTCATCGGCGACGCGGCGCTGCGGGCCAACCTGCTCGACGGACCGAAGTACGGCCTGGAGGTCCACGACCTCGGCTCGCTGTGGAAGGAGTGGACGGGACTGCCGTTCGTCTTCGCCGTGTGGGCCGCCCGCCGGGACTACCTGGAGCGCGAGCCCGTCATCACCCGCCGGGTCCACGAGGCCTTCCTCGCCTCCCGGAACCTCTCCCTCGACGAGGTCGGCAAGGTCGCCGAACAGGCCGCCCGCTGGGAGGCCTTCGACGAGCGGGTCCTGGAGCGGTACTTCACCACCCTCGACTTCCGCTTCGGCGGCCCGCAGCTGGAGGCGGTCGCGGAGTTCGCCCGCCGGGTGGGGCCGACGACGGGATTCCCGGCGGACGTGAAGGTGGAACTGCTTCAGCCGTAATCTGCATCTGAGTCTTACGGGGTCGCGACGGCCTCACGGGGGAGGGTGGGCGTGATGCAGCCACTCGGAGTCGACGAGCCGACCGCCGTCGGGCCCTACCGGCTGCTCGGCCGGCTCGGCTCCGGCGGCATGGGCCGGGTCTATCTGGGGCGCAGCGCCGGGGGCCGGACGGTCGCCGTCAAGATCGTGCACCCGCACTTCGCGCTCGACGAGGAGTTCCGCGCCCGCTTCCGGCGCGAGGTCGAGGCGGCGCGGCGGGTGGGCGGCGCCTGGACGGCGCCCGTACTGGACGCCGACCCGGACGCGGCCGTGCCATGGGTGGCCACGGCCTACGCTGCGGGCCCGTCACTGACAGCGGCGGTGACCGACGACGGTCCGCTGCCCGCGCCTTCGGTACGGGTGCTGGGGGCGGGGCTCGC includes:
- a CDS encoding menaquinone biosynthetic enzyme MqnA/MqnD family protein, whose translation is MDNYRTRPRVGHIQFLNCLPLYWGLARTGTLLDFELTKDTPEKLSEKLVQGDLDIGPITLVEFLRNADDLVAFPDIAVGCDGPVMSCVIVSQVPLDELDGARVALGSTSRTSVRLAQLLLSERYGVQPDYYTCPPDLSLMMQEAEAAVLIGDAALRANLLDGPKYGLEVHDLGSLWKEWTGLPFVFAVWAARRDYLEREPVITRRVHEAFLASRNLSLDEVGKVAEQAARWEAFDERVLERYFTTLDFRFGGPQLEAVAEFARRVGPTTGFPADVKVELLQP
- a CDS encoding cold-shock protein, encoding MATGTVKWFNAEKGFGFIAQEGGGPDVFVHYSAINASGFRSLEENQQVSFDVTQGPKGPQAENVTPV
- a CDS encoding AzlC family ABC transporter permease translates to MRTAERTPRTPRTPRTPRTPRLELVRDASLVWLASGVVGVSFGAIAVAGGLPVWVPVVMSLVVYAGSAQFSAVGVLLAGGGPLAAAATGLLLNTRTAAYSLAVAETLGRGRWARLLGAHLVTDETVAFALAQPDPVRRRTAFWVSGLGLFAVWNTGVLIGALAGDAIGDTARYGLDAAFPAVLVALVLPALRQDAPVRRSALLGACLALALTPVAPAGVPVLLALAGLLAFGKGRTA
- the kstD gene encoding 3-oxosteroid 1-dehydrogenase produces the protein MTGSPDAARPTRRQVLGTSVAAGLAVATVAPQTARAADLPLLGTYDVVVIGSGAAGMTAALTAAKQGLSVVVLEKAPTFGGSAARSGAGIWIPNNPVLLAAGVPDTPAKAAAYLAAVVGPDVPVARQQAFLAHGPAMISFVMANSPLRFRWMEGYSDYYPELPGGLPNGRSIEPDYLDGHILGAELAHLNPSYMAVPTGMVVFSADYKWLTLAAVSVKGLAVATECLARGTKALTLGQAPLTMGQSLAGGLRKGLMDAGVPVRLNTPLTDLLVESGTVSGAVTPAGLYRARRAVVVGSGGFEHNLAMRTQYQRQPIGTDWTVGAKENTGDGIRAGQRVGGALALMDDAWWGPAIPLPDQPYFCLAERTLPGGLMVNAAGGRFVNEAAPYSDVVHVMYDRNPTDPDIPAWLIFDQNYRNRYLFKDVSPTFVLPDDWYSSGAAHKAWTVDALATAIGVAPAALRSTVSRFNSLALQGKDPDFHRGDSAYDHYYTDPSVLPNSCLAPLWLPPYYALRIVPGDLGTKGGLVTDARARVLRDDGTAIPGLYAAGNASAAVMGHSYAGAGSTIGPAMTFGYIAAKDIAGTL
- a CDS encoding helix-turn-helix domain-containing protein, with product MSESRLPLEWIAASLRRERARTGLSLSELAKRAGIAKSTLSQLEAGGGNPSVETLWALGVALGVPFSALVEPPVPSVQVIRAGQGPTVASEKAEYAATLLSASPPGARRDIYHLRAEPGAVRESEPHIPGSVEHLIVSTGRLKAGPAAETVELAAGDYMTYRGDVPHSYEALAPGTTFVLVMQHM
- a CDS encoding AzlD domain-containing protein, encoding MSPTVAMILALAVGTYAFRLVGPALHGRVELPARVQELLSAGAIVLLTALLATGALTEGGGFAGWARPTGVLVGAVLAWRRAPFVVVVLGAAGTAAVLRALGVA
- a CDS encoding class I SAM-dependent methyltransferase, which translates into the protein MTDADFLNPDFVTSTRVFYDAIAEDYDERFRDALAEMPLERAMIGVFAELVGRGGAVADLGCGPGRVTGLLASLGLDVFGLDLSSSMLRIARRENPDLLFVQGSMLKLDMADESLAGAVSWYSSIHTPVDELPSLFREFLRVLTPGGHLLMGFQVGDEPKRHERPWGHDVTLDFQRRQPDRIAGLLTAAGFEIVSQTVRAAQSEDQVPQAFLIARKPSTD